The Streptomyces collinus DNA segment CGCGACCAGCTGGGCGACCACGGCGCCGACGGGCAGGGCCGCGCCGACGGTGCGGGCGGCGTCGGTGACGATGCCCATGTCCTTGTGGTGCAGGTCGATCCGGAAGCCCGGCTTGAAGTCCCGGCCGAGGAAGTTGTCCTTCTTGCGGGTCAGCACGGTCGAGCCGGCGAGCCCGCCGCCCAGGACGTCCAGGGCCGCCTTCAGGTCCACGCCGGACTTCTCCAGGAAGACCACGGCCTCGGCGCACGCCTGGATGTTCACGGCGACGATCAGCTGGTTGGCGGCCTTCACGGTCTGGCCCGAGCCGTGCGGACCGCACAGCACGATGGTCTTGCCGAGCGCCTCGAAGACCGGCTCGGCCTGGTCGAAGTCGGCCTGCTCGCCGCCGACCATGATGGACAGCACGGCCTCGATGGCGCCGGCCTCACCGCCGGACACCGGGGCGTCCAGGACGCGGATGCCCTTGTCCTTCGCCGCCTTCGCCAGGTCGACCGAGGTCTGCGGGGTGATCGACGACATGTCGATCAGCAGCGCGCCGGACCGCGCGTTCTCCAGGATGCCGTCCGGGCCGTAGGCGATGGCCTCGACCTGCGGGGACGCGGGAACCATCGTGATGACGACGTCGGCGTCCCGCACGGCCTCGGCGATCGAACCGGCCGCGGTGCCACCGGCGGCGGCCAGCCGGTCCAGCTTGTCCTGCTCCAGCGTGAAGCCGGTGACCTGGTAGCCCGCCTTGATCAGGTTCTCGGACATCGGGGAGCCCATGATGCCGAGGCCGATCCAGGCGACCTTGGGGAGTGCGTTGCTCATGATGGGGGTGCCTTTCGGTACGGGGGTCAGCGGGCCAGCCAGTCGAAGGCCTCGGCGCTCGGGCGGTCGCCCGGCTTGTACTCGAGGCCGACCCAGCCGTCGTAGCCCGCCTTCTTCAGCTGGTCGAGGAGGTCTTCGAGGGGCAGCGAGCCGGTCCCCGGCGCGCCGCGGCCCGGGTTGTCGGCGATCTGCACGTGCCCGGTCCTCGCGGCGAACCGCTCGATCACCGCGGGGAGGTCCTCGCCGTTCATGGACAGGTGGTAGAGGTCCATGAGGAAGCGGGCGTTGCCCAGTCCCGTCGCCTCGTTGACCTTGTCGACGACCTCCACGGCGGCCGGGGCCGACACCAGCGGGTACAGCGGGGACTCGGGCCGGTTCAGCGCCTCGATCAGCAGGACCGCGCCGATCCGGCCGGCGGCCCGGGCCGCGAGAGCCAGGTTCTCCAGGGCGAGCGCGTCCTGCTCGGCCGGGTCCACGCCCTCGACGCGGTTGCCGTACAGCGCGTTGAGCGCCGTGCAGCCCAGCGAGGCGGCGAAGCCGGCGGCCACGTCGATGTTGGCGCGGTACCGCTCCGACTCCTCACCGGGAACCGACAGGGCGCCGCGGTCCGGGCCCGGGAGCTGCCCGGCGTAGAAGTTCAGGCCGGTGAGCTGGACGCCGGCCTCCTCGATCGCGTGCTTCAGGGCGTCGAGCTCGGCCTGCTCGGGGACCGGCGAGTCGACCCAGGGCCACCACAGCTCTACCGCGGTGAAGCCCGCCGCGGCGGCGGCCGCGGGGCGCTCCAGGAGGGGGAGCTCCGTGAAGAGGATCGACAGGTTGACGTTGAAGCGCTGGTCTGCGAATCCCATCGGGGCGGCGCTCCCTTCCGTGTCTTCCATGGTGTGAGCGTTTTCCATGGTGCTTTTCCGTATTGCGGAATCATGTTTCTGCTTAACGGAAGATTGCCTGTGGGGTGCACGGGCTGTCAAGAGGGGCTGCCGGAAAGTCCGCCCCGCGCGTTAGGTTGAGCGCGTGCGACTGAGAGTGGAGTTCACGACCGAGCCGTTCGACCTGGACGAGGCGCCCGCGCACGCGGTGGTGGCCCGCGAGGTCGTGGAGGCCGCCGAGCTGGACGCCGTGGACGTGGGCCCGTTCGGCAACACCGCGGAGGGCGGCGCCGACGCGGTGCTCGGCGCCGTGGACGCCCTGCTCCGCAAGACCCTGGAGGCCGGTGCCACCCGGGTCACGCTCCAGGTCAACGTGGTCGAGGAGGGCGAGGCGTGAGCGGCGCGGGGGGCGAGCCGTTCATCGCGGCCGTGAAACCCCTGGTCGACGCCATGGGCGGCGAGATGATCCCGCCCGACGAGGCCGGTCCCGACGACGTCGTCCTGGCCTGGGAGGGCAGGGACGCCGTCGCCGTCCGGCTGCCGCAGCTCGCCGACTCCCTCGATCACATCCTGGCCGCCATGGAGCGTCGCAAGGGCGTGCCGCTGGCCGATCTGGACCGCAGGGCCAAGCAGGAGGTCGTGCGCATACTCGAGGCGCGTGGCGCCTTCTCCGTACGGCACGGCGTGGAGACCGTGGCGAGTGCCCTCGGTGTCAGCCGCTTCACCGTCTACAACTACCTCAACCGCGAGAAGGGGGCCTGACCGGCCGGCCCCGCGGCGGTCCGGTTTCGTGCCCCGAATTTTCAACAAACTGTTGACGTGCTGTCGGGGGAGGGCGTTAGCTGTCGGCACGCCCGTTCAGCACGAAGGCCGACACCGGCCACGGAGGCTCCCGTGACGTCCACTTCCACGCCGCCGGGCCTGACCCGGTTCAACACCCTTGAGGAGCACGCGGCGTACACCGCCCTCCGCGAGGCGTGCGCCTCCACGGCGTGGGCGAAGCGCCTGCTGGCCGCCCGCCCCTACGCCACCTGCGAGGACCTGTACGCCGCGAGCGACGCCGCCATGGCGGAGCTGACGGCCGGTGATCTCGACGAGGCGATGGCCGGCCATCCGCCCATCGGCCGGCCCAAGCCCGGCGACCCCACCTCGGCCCGGGAGCAGAGCGGCATGGCCGGCGCCTCCGACGCGCTCAAGGCGGAGATGCTGGAACTGAACCTCGCCTACCAGGAGAGGTTCGGCCATGTCTTCCTGATCTGCGCCACCGGCCGGACCGGCGAGCAGATGCGCGACGCGGTCCGGGAACGGATCGGCAACCCGCCGGAGCGGGAGCGGGAGATCGTCCGCACCGAACTGGGCAAGATCAACCGTATCCGGCTCGCCCGCCTCGTCGAAGACGACTGAAGAGGACGCCCGACCATGAGCACCAGCACCACCGCATCCGTGTCCACGCACATCCTGGACACCAGCGTCGGCCGCCCCGCCGAGGGCGTCGCCGTCCACCTCGCCGCCCGCGCCGGGCGCACGGCGGATTGGCAGGCGCTCGGCGGCTCCGCCACCGACGCGGACGGCCGGTGCAAGGACCTCCCGGCCCTGCCGGAGGGCACCACCCACGTACGGCTCGACTTCGCCGTCGAGCCGTACTTCGAGAAATCTGCGAACCAGAAGGCCGATGCGCAGCAGGACGCCCCCGCGAATCGGGACAGCGGCGCCGGTGTGTTCTTCCCGGAGGTGGCGATCACGTTCGCCGTCGTGCCGGGCGAGCACTACCACGTACCGCTGCTGCTCAACCCGTTCGGCTACTCCGTATACCGAGGGAGCTAGCTAGAGATGGCAGACATTTCCCGCCCGGCCCGCCCTGTGATCCTGGGACAGAACCAGTACGGCAAGGCCGAGAACCGAGTCGTCAAGATCACGCGGGACGGCGCCACCCACCACATCAAGGACCTCAACGTCTCCGTCGCCCTCTCCGGCGACATGGACGAGGTCCACTACTCCGGCTCGAACGCCAACGTGCTGCCGACCGACACCACCAAGAACACGGTGTACGCGTTCGCCAAGGAGCACGGCATCGAGTCCGCCGAGCAGTTCGGCATCCACCTCGCCCGGCACTTCGTCACCAGCCAGGAGCCGATCCACCGGGCCCGGATCCGCATCGAGGAGTACGCCTGGGAGCGGATCGAGGCCTCCGACGCCAACTCCCGGTTCAGCGGCGCCGACGAGGTCAAGCACTCCTTCGTCCGCAAGGGCCAGGAGACCCGGCTCACCCAGATCACCTACGACGGTGAGCGCTGGGAGGTCGTGTCCGGCCTGAAGGACCTCGTCGTGATGAACTCGACCAACTCCGAGTTCTGGGGCTACGTCAAGGACAAGTACACGACCCTGAAGGAGGCCTACGACCGGATCCTGGCCACCGAGGTCTCCGGCCGCTGGCGGTTCAACTGGACCGACGACGAGCAGCGCATGCCCCACTGGGAGAAGTCCTACGAGCAGGTGAAGAAGCACATGCTCCAGGCCTTCGCCGAGACCTACTCCCTCTCGCTCCAGCAGACCCTGTACCAGATGGGTTCGCGGATCATCAACCACCGCAGTGAGATCGACGAGGTCCGCTTCTCCCTCCCGAACAAGCACCACTTCCTGGTGGACCTGGAGCCGTTCGGGCTGAAGAACGACAATGAGGTGTACTTCGCCGCCGACCGCCCCTACGGCCTGATCGAGGCGACGGTCCTCCGGGACGGCTGTGAGGCGAAGATCCCCGTGGACCTCACCAACCTCTGACGCTCCCCTTTCGGCACCCGTGGCCGGGGCACCCTTCTCCCGGCCACGGCACTCAAAACCTCCAGGGTCCTGCCGTGCCCTCTCCACCACAGCGCAAAGGACGAACCATGGCAGCAGACCGGCGCATCGTCATCGAGAACTGCGCGATCGCGACCGTCGACGGACACGACACCGAGTACGCCTCCGGGCACGTCGTCCTCGCCGGCAACCGCATCGAGTCACTCGGCGCGGGCGCGGCCCCCGGGGGCCTGGAGAACGTCGCCCGCCGCATCGACGCCTCCGGTCACCTCGTGACCCCCGGCCTGATCAACACCCACCACCACTTCTACCAGTGGATCACCCGGGGCCTGGCCACGGACCACAACCTCTTCAACTGGCTCGTCGCGCTGTACCCCACCTGGGCGCGCATCGACGAGCCGATGGTCCGCGCGGCCGCCCAGGGCTCCCTCGCGATGATGGCCCGCGGCGGCGTCACCACCGCCATGGACCACCACTACGTCTTCCCGCAGGGCTCCGGAGACCTCTCCGGTGCGATCATCGGCGCCGCCCGCGACATGGGCGTGCGCTTCACCCTCGCCCGCGGCTCCATGGACCGCAGCGAGAAGGACGGCGGCCTGCCCCCGGACTTCGCCGTCGAGACCCTCGACGGGGCGCTGGCGGCCACCGAGGAGACCGTACGGCAGCACCACGACTCCTCCTTCGACGCCATGACGCAGATCGCCGTCGCGCCCTGCTCGCCCTTCTCCGTCTCCACCGAACTGCTGCGTGACGGCGCTCAGTTGGCCCGCCGCCTCGGCGTCCGGCTGCACACCCACGGCTCGGAGACCGTGGAGGAGGAGAAGTTCTGCCACGAACTGTTCGGCATGGGCCCGACCGACTACTTCGAGTCCACCGGCTGGCTCGGCGAGGACGTGTGGATGGCGCACTGCGTCCACATGAACGACTCCGACATCGCCGCCTTCGCCCGGTCCGGCACCGGCGTCGCGCACTGCCCGTCCTCCAACGCCCGCCTCGCCGCCGGCATCGCCCGCGTCCCCGACATGCTCGCGGCCGGCGTCCCCGTAGGCCTCGGCGTCGACGGCACCGCCTCCAACGAGTCCGGCGAACTGCACACCGAACTGCGCAACGCGCTCCTCATCAACCGCCTCGGCGGCCACAGGGAAGCCGCCCTGAACGCCCGTCAGGCCCTGCGCCTCGGGACGTACGGCGGCGCCCAGGTCCTCGGAAGGGCCGCCGAGACCGGCTCCCTGGAGCCCGGCAAGCTCGCCGACCTCGTGCTGTGGAAGCTGGACACCCTCGCCCACGCCTCCATCGCCGACCCGGTGACCGCCCTGGTCTTCGGCGCGGCCGCCCCGGTGACCGCCTCCTTCGTGAACGGCCGGCAGATCGTCGAGGACGGACGGCTGCTCACGGCCGACGAGGACGCCATCGCCCGCGCCACACGGGACGAGGCCCGGCGGCTGGCGAGGATCGCCGCCGAGGCCTGAACACCCGGATGACTCCGGCCGGGAGGGACGGCTCCCGGCCGGTGGCCGTGGACCCGAGCGGGGACCACGGCGGTCGTCTCCGGGGTGCGCGCGGACGCGCGCGCCCCGGAACGGCCACCACCGTCCGCCGCATGTCCGGTCCCGCACGACCACCCGCACCACCTCCCTGACACCCACGGCCGCATCGGCGCGGCCGTGTAACCGACCGGAGGGACGCCGCCGTGGCCGACCACCCCGTTGACGAAAAACTCCCCGCGCTCAAGATGGCGACGACCGGCCTGCAGCACGTGGCCGCCATGTACGCGGGCGTCGTCGCCCCGCCCCTGATCGTCGGCGCGGCCATCGGCCTCTCCGCCGGCGACCTGACCTTCCTCACCGGCGCCTGCCTGTTCACCGCGGGCCTCGCCACCTTCCTGCAGACCCTCGGCATCTGGAAGATCGGCGCCCGGCTGCCGTTCGTCAACGGCGTCACCTTCGCCGGTGTCGCCCCGATGACCGCGATCGTCGCCTCCACCGAGGACAAGTCCGACGCCCTGCCCATCATCTTCGGCGCGGTCATCGTCGCCGGTCTCCTGGGTTTCCTGGCGGCCCCCGTCTTCTGCAAGGCGATCCGCTTCTTCCCGCCCGTCGTCACGGGCACGGTCATCACCCTGATCGGCATATCGCTGCTCCCCGTCGCCTTCGGCTGGGCGCAGGGGCCCGACCCGACGGCGCACGACTACGGCTCGGCGACCAACCTGGGCCTGGCCGCCGTCACCCTGCTGATCGTGCTGCTGCTGCGCCGCTTCACCACGGGCTTCGTCAAGCAGATCGCCGTGCTGCTCGGCCTCGTGATCGGCACGCTGATCGCGATCCCGTTGGGCGCCACGGACTTCGGCCCTGTCGCGGACGCGGCCGTCATCGGCTTCCCCACCCCGTTCCACTTCGGCGCCCCGCAGTTCCAGCTCGCCGCGATCATCTCGATGTGCGTGGTGATGGTGGTGTCGATGACCGAATCGACCGCCGACATGCTGGCGCTGGGCGAGATCGTCGACCGCCCGGCCGACGAGAGGACCATCGCGGCCGGCCTGCGCGCCGACACCCTCGGCTCGGCGGTCAGCCCCCTCTTCAACGGCTTCATGTGCAGCGCCTTCGCGCAGAACATCGGCCTGGTCGCCATGACGAAGATCCGCAGCCGCTACGTCGTCGCCGCGGGCGGCGGCTTCCTGGTGCTGATGGGCCTGTGCCCGATGGCCGCCTCGCTGATCGCCGTCGTACCGCGCCCGGTGCTCGGCGGGGCGGGCGTGGTCCTGTTCGGCTCGGTCGCCGCCAGCGGCATCCAGACCCTCGTCCGGGCCGCTCTGGACAAGGACAACAACGTCCTGATCGTGGCCGTGTCCTTGGCCGTCGGCATCATCCCCATCACGGCGCCGGAGTTCTACCACGCCTTCCCGGAGACGGCCCGGATCGTCCTGGACTCGGGCATCTCCACGGGCTGCGTGGCGGCCGTGCTGCTCAACCTGGTCTTCAACCACCTGGGCCGGGGCGGCCGCGACGCCCATGACGTCACCCACCCGATGGAGGCGGGCGAGGAGCTTACGGGCGCCCCGAAGGCCCCGGCCGCGTCCTGAACCTCCCTGGCTCCCCCTTGGGCTGCCTCGGTCAACTGATGGTTGACCGAGGACCAGGGGACCAGGGGGAACGAGCCGACCGGCCGACGGCGCCGGCCCCTGGCCTCGGTGCCGGGTGGGAGGCCAGATCTGCGTCCGGCACGCGTCCGGGGA contains these protein-coding regions:
- a CDS encoding 2-hydroxy-3-oxopropionate reductase; the encoded protein is MSNALPKVAWIGLGIMGSPMSENLIKAGYQVTGFTLEQDKLDRLAAAGGTAAGSIAEAVRDADVVITMVPASPQVEAIAYGPDGILENARSGALLIDMSSITPQTSVDLAKAAKDKGIRVLDAPVSGGEAGAIEAVLSIMVGGEQADFDQAEPVFEALGKTIVLCGPHGSGQTVKAANQLIVAVNIQACAEAVVFLEKSGVDLKAALDVLGGGLAGSTVLTRKKDNFLGRDFKPGFRIDLHHKDMGIVTDAARTVGAALPVGAVVAQLVASLRAQGDGGLDHSALLRAVERLSGAQV
- a CDS encoding TIM barrel protein, whose translation is MGFADQRFNVNLSILFTELPLLERPAAAAAAGFTAVELWWPWVDSPVPEQAELDALKHAIEEAGVQLTGLNFYAGQLPGPDRGALSVPGEESERYRANIDVAAGFAASLGCTALNALYGNRVEGVDPAEQDALALENLALAARAAGRIGAVLLIEALNRPESPLYPLVSAPAAVEVVDKVNEATGLGNARFLMDLYHLSMNGEDLPAVIERFAARTGHVQIADNPGRGAPGTGSLPLEDLLDQLKKAGYDGWVGLEYKPGDRPSAEAFDWLAR
- a CDS encoding helix-turn-helix domain-containing protein, giving the protein MSGAGGEPFIAAVKPLVDAMGGEMIPPDEAGPDDVVLAWEGRDAVAVRLPQLADSLDHILAAMERRKGVPLADLDRRAKQEVVRILEARGAFSVRHGVETVASALGVSRFTVYNYLNREKGA
- the uraD gene encoding 2-oxo-4-hydroxy-4-carboxy-5-ureidoimidazoline decarboxylase, whose amino-acid sequence is MTSTSTPPGLTRFNTLEEHAAYTALREACASTAWAKRLLAARPYATCEDLYAASDAAMAELTAGDLDEAMAGHPPIGRPKPGDPTSAREQSGMAGASDALKAEMLELNLAYQERFGHVFLICATGRTGEQMRDAVRERIGNPPEREREIVRTELGKINRIRLARLVEDD
- the uraH gene encoding hydroxyisourate hydrolase yields the protein MSTSTTASVSTHILDTSVGRPAEGVAVHLAARAGRTADWQALGGSATDADGRCKDLPALPEGTTHVRLDFAVEPYFEKSANQKADAQQDAPANRDSGAGVFFPEVAITFAVVPGEHYHVPLLLNPFGYSVYRGS
- the pucL gene encoding factor-independent urate hydroxylase; the encoded protein is MADISRPARPVILGQNQYGKAENRVVKITRDGATHHIKDLNVSVALSGDMDEVHYSGSNANVLPTDTTKNTVYAFAKEHGIESAEQFGIHLARHFVTSQEPIHRARIRIEEYAWERIEASDANSRFSGADEVKHSFVRKGQETRLTQITYDGERWEVVSGLKDLVVMNSTNSEFWGYVKDKYTTLKEAYDRILATEVSGRWRFNWTDDEQRMPHWEKSYEQVKKHMLQAFAETYSLSLQQTLYQMGSRIINHRSEIDEVRFSLPNKHHFLVDLEPFGLKNDNEVYFAADRPYGLIEATVLRDGCEAKIPVDLTNL
- a CDS encoding 8-oxoguanine deaminase produces the protein MAADRRIVIENCAIATVDGHDTEYASGHVVLAGNRIESLGAGAAPGGLENVARRIDASGHLVTPGLINTHHHFYQWITRGLATDHNLFNWLVALYPTWARIDEPMVRAAAQGSLAMMARGGVTTAMDHHYVFPQGSGDLSGAIIGAARDMGVRFTLARGSMDRSEKDGGLPPDFAVETLDGALAATEETVRQHHDSSFDAMTQIAVAPCSPFSVSTELLRDGAQLARRLGVRLHTHGSETVEEEKFCHELFGMGPTDYFESTGWLGEDVWMAHCVHMNDSDIAAFARSGTGVAHCPSSNARLAAGIARVPDMLAAGVPVGLGVDGTASNESGELHTELRNALLINRLGGHREAALNARQALRLGTYGGAQVLGRAAETGSLEPGKLADLVLWKLDTLAHASIADPVTALVFGAAAPVTASFVNGRQIVEDGRLLTADEDAIARATRDEARRLARIAAEA
- a CDS encoding nucleobase:cation symporter-2 family protein; translation: MADHPVDEKLPALKMATTGLQHVAAMYAGVVAPPLIVGAAIGLSAGDLTFLTGACLFTAGLATFLQTLGIWKIGARLPFVNGVTFAGVAPMTAIVASTEDKSDALPIIFGAVIVAGLLGFLAAPVFCKAIRFFPPVVTGTVITLIGISLLPVAFGWAQGPDPTAHDYGSATNLGLAAVTLLIVLLLRRFTTGFVKQIAVLLGLVIGTLIAIPLGATDFGPVADAAVIGFPTPFHFGAPQFQLAAIISMCVVMVVSMTESTADMLALGEIVDRPADERTIAAGLRADTLGSAVSPLFNGFMCSAFAQNIGLVAMTKIRSRYVVAAGGGFLVLMGLCPMAASLIAVVPRPVLGGAGVVLFGSVAASGIQTLVRAALDKDNNVLIVAVSLAVGIIPITAPEFYHAFPETARIVLDSGISTGCVAAVLLNLVFNHLGRGGRDAHDVTHPMEAGEELTGAPKAPAAS